A window from Pirellulales bacterium encodes these proteins:
- a CDS encoding TIM barrel protein, whose protein sequence is MADKPQVILSGFADEAAYHKTAVEQFAPFAALGLHYYSLRAIDAGRGVKNVLQLTTAEIQKIRHQEDEYDLSVASIGSPIGKVKLLDIDDGTQNRYVPFDRYLAKEVRRACELAHAFETKLIRGFSFYPPAADDPRKHLAQAVDQIGQIAEMCHRSDLTFGLEVEANLVGRDGLILAEIHRQVNHPALVLVFDAANLVCQGFSTSEVFVHYLAMKPALGWMHVKDYRAVRRSRPAKKWGANGAPKGSSATKSKTRAASARSAPVDEASLRNFVPVGMGNSGYEEILRDFSESIPALEKRLRRRGIPGVFLELEPHLKSGGQYGGASGPDGMGVALRALTRVLDFVGIGYELRSYDDIRAGYQG, encoded by the coding sequence ATGGCTGACAAACCCCAAGTCATTCTCAGCGGATTCGCCGACGAAGCCGCTTATCACAAGACGGCCGTCGAGCAATTCGCTCCGTTTGCGGCCCTGGGGTTGCACTACTACAGCTTGCGTGCGATCGACGCCGGCCGCGGCGTCAAGAATGTCTTGCAGCTCACGACCGCAGAAATCCAGAAAATCCGGCATCAGGAAGACGAATACGATCTCAGCGTCGCATCGATCGGTTCGCCGATCGGCAAGGTGAAACTGCTGGATATCGACGATGGCACGCAGAATCGCTATGTCCCTTTCGATCGCTATTTGGCCAAGGAAGTGCGCCGGGCCTGCGAATTGGCCCACGCCTTCGAAACCAAACTGATCCGCGGATTTTCGTTTTATCCGCCGGCCGCCGACGATCCGCGGAAACATTTAGCGCAGGCCGTCGATCAGATCGGCCAGATCGCCGAAATGTGCCATCGCTCCGATCTGACGTTCGGATTGGAAGTCGAAGCGAATCTGGTCGGCCGCGACGGCTTGATCCTCGCCGAGATCCATCGGCAGGTGAACCATCCGGCGCTGGTGTTGGTGTTCGACGCGGCAAATCTCGTCTGCCAGGGCTTTTCCACGAGCGAGGTGTTTGTCCATTACTTGGCGATGAAGCCGGCACTTGGCTGGATGCACGTCAAAGACTATCGCGCGGTTCGCCGCAGCCGGCCAGCTAAGAAGTGGGGGGCGAATGGCGCGCCAAAAGGCTCGTCGGCAACGAAGAGCAAGACTCGCGCGGCCTCGGCCCGCAGCGCGCCGGTCGACGAAGCATCGCTGCGCAATTTCGTTCCGGTCGGAATGGGCAACAGCGGCTACGAAGAGATTCTCCGCGACTTCAGCGAATCGATCCCGGCGCTGGAAAAGCGATTGCGGCGCCGAGGAATTCCGGGCGTTTTCCTGGAACTCGAGCCGCATCTGAAGTCGGGCGGTCAATACGGCGGCGCAAGCGGACCCGACGGCATGGGCGTTGCCCTGCGGGCACTGACGCGCGTGCTCGATTTCGTCGGCATCGGCTACGAGCTCCGTTCCTACGACGACATCCGCGCCGGCTATCAAGGCTGA